aaaaaaagtttaattaattaatggtaGTATTTCAATCGTAACCCACTAGTTTAAGAGACTTACGACTTTCTTGATGACTTGAGCTATAAGAAAAATGAATTTGCAGTAACCATGACTTGTGTTAACTTTCATTAATAATTCTCATAAAGCGGATGAACTCTCTTTGTCCACAAAGTCCTAGATATACTTTATGGAACGCAACAAATATAAATGTACTTGAGGAGATACATAGTATTTTTCTGATATTAATTAACTAATCGCATAATCGGAAGAAAAAATCCTTCAATATAAAGTGTAACTCTCAAATGactttttaaacaaaaataaagcttTGGTATTTGGTAACCACATATTTCCTTAAACAAATACTCATGTGAACTACAATTAAAGACTAATTTTTTTAGTACTTATTCAATTAATAAATCTatatttttacaattaaaaatgTCTTTTCTATCTGGATTGAACCTCGGATGACAACAAATGATTTAATCATAAGTACTTTAAACTTGAAACTTAactaacaaattaattaattgattaattaagtaattaaattaGTATTATATTTACTATTACCCTATGGAAAACTAGAAGATTCATTACATAGATCTTGATGTTATTGGTTAAAAATATTGGAcccctttctttttcttgaattaattatCCAATTAAATGAGGATATTTTAAACCCTATGTCTActtttttgtgaattaattgattttaatatatagttatgaattatctattttttaaattaaaatgtctTGGACAAAAGATTGGTATTGTCAAGTACTCATCAATCATCATAACAGACACCGAAAGAATTGTATGATTAAAGATTCTATggtcaaatatttaaaaactaattattgtATTTAATCAAagttgattaataaaaaatatttttggttagGATTAATACATTACAAATAAAAGTTCCCTCTGTAACTATGACGGCTCTTTTGAAAATTCATTAAATCTCAAGTACAGGTTTCAGtactaaagtaaaataaataaatagttggTTTATCTAATATGGACTAATTTAAATGAGCATATTTAATTTCCATatgataattaaataaaagctacttaatattttaattaagataATGATTGAATAGTCTATCTCTCAAACATAAATTGAACAATATTGCCATAGCTAATTTATCGTAAAATgatgggataagggtctgaaaaatacctcaactttggtcggatttgttgttgcgatactaaactttcataaggacctattacctccctagactatttaataccgtattttttaccccctgaactatttaatagtgtattttaaaggtatatatgtgcccacgtggacacattactatttataattttgcattattttttatggccACATGggtaaatatatatgtttaaattacggtattaaatagtctagggaggtaataggtcctcatgaaagtttagtatcacaacagcaaatccgaccaaaccCTTATCCCTTAAATGATTCGTAACtaacataattttttgataatttgttgTTAAATAAGATAAATGGTGGAACTTTTTTTTAACGACTTATTGTGTTTAGCAGGGCTGGGCATAAAATACCGAAAATTGAATTACCGAACCAAACCGAATTTTTTGGTTATTTGGTATTTGGTAATTCGGTATTTGGTATGGTATTTGGgagtaaaattttagaattatggTATTCGGGTTTGGGTTTGATATGAGACGTTAGTACCATTTGGTATTCGGTATTTCCCgaatatcaaattatttacttaatgaaAGTCATATATCAACATATTCATTACTCATTAGTACAAGTCCAAAGTGAAAGTTAAAGAATAAGCATGAATAATCCAAATATATGTCTTTTAGTTAtatcaatttccttttcttgatGTCTTCTTACTTGTTGATCTTCTATTATAATGTGCGTccacataaaaaaattgattggaGAAATAGTATTAACTTGGTAATACAATTGGCTATAACTTCAATACGGTATTACCGAATACCGTACCAAACCGAAGTTTAATTTATCATTTCCCGATtaccaaatcaaaatttaaaatttgatatctaCTTTAAACTACCAATTATCGAATTATCAAACCTGAAATTTGAGAAACCCAAACCGAATACCGAATACCGAATGCCCATCCCTAGTGTTTAGCTCGGATGTACTCTGTCGTTAAATAATAAGACAAACGAtagtttttttaatgtttagcAACAAATTGTGATCGTCATTAATTCAAACAACAATAATGTAATGATATGACAGGCATCTAGGTCTAATTCAacccccaaaagctagctcatgaggggaggattgcTCAAGTCCATTTGAAGAGATTATTCATCTCATGATTAGCCATCGATGTGagactttttcattctttagtaCTCCACTTCACGTCCATGGTTTGATATCTGAAACATGGACAATTTAATTTGGGTGCCCGACAATGGGTGAAATGAgtcctgctctgataccatgtaaagatatgacacctaGGTCTAATTAACTCAACACCAAAAGTTAGTTCATGAGAGGAAGATTGTCCAAATCTATATAAGCAGGCCGCTAGTGATCTATTCTCCAATCAATGTAGGACTTTAACTCACTCTAACATCTTCCCCCACCCTCCCTCCTTCACGCTCAAGTCCAACTGTAGCGTGGATCAGGAGGCCAAAAGGGGATGtgcttttcttttatatatatcatgtcAAATTAGGTTTTGACCCTAACTTACACCACACAGTGGTATATCTATCATGCTATTAGAGCTAGGTTCATTCACCTTTGGGGTTCCAATCCATGCACCAGTTCATCCTGGACGTAAAAGTGTTGTTAGAGCCCCAAATTGGTTCGAAAATGAACTAGTGACCTTCTTATATATGGACTTGAATAATCCTCTCCTCgtgagctagcttttggagttgagttagactcaaaattcatttatttttttagagaatACATACCCACTGCAATTCTATAagtgaaattttgaaataatagagTGTACACACACTTTATTCTTACCTTATAAAATAAAGTGATTATTTTCGATAGACTTTCAACTCAAACAAAGTATTAGTAAACAATTGATAAAAGGAAATACGAAAATAAAAGGCTACAAATTGTAAATGCTTTGCTAGGAACCCTAGTGTATGCCATGAGCAAAAAGATATATGCCTTGGTTAAGAAACCTAAAATTCAGGAGCTTTAGGGAATTGCTTTCATCAAAGCCAAGTAATGAACTCCATTAAATATTGTAATATTCATTAAAGAAAAAGGTcctacaaacaaaaataataattaaaaaaatacaatcttGTTTTATATCAAAGTTTTACATGGTGTATGGAATCTTAAAAGTGTCTAAGAAGACAATTTAATAGAAATGTATTTACTTAAACAATGAAAATGAGCTGCACATGGTGTTGATTAGGACCACATTGTCGTTTTATTATGACAATAAAAGATTTAGGTAATCATGTCActtatcttttctttattttgttttctcccaatgatttcttttttaagtTCTATAAATTAACGatgtaaaatatatttgtaCAATCAGGTTATTTATATTTCTTCACATTGTAATACAAGTAAATTTTATCTAATTGATAACAATgacataatattaatttaaaataatacatacaCCCCACCATTTGCTTATTGACCCGCAATATAAAGGGCATTTGGGACCTTTTTGTGCTTCGATACTCTGATCAGGACCCCCTATCAGGACTACATATTAATAAGCGAAGGAAAAGAAACTTTCGAAGAATAGCAGTatgaaagagaaagaaatccCTTTTTTTTGCTCAAGGCACTGAAGTTCCTAGGcaaatatcaatatcatttGATTCAAGGGAAATTCTTTTCACTATTGTAAAAGCCTATTTTATCTTGCCTTCTGATTCGACTCTATTGTTAGCTAGGGtaagttaattttgaaaaatccCATGCACAAATCGAATTTCAGGCTATAACTTACTTGCATGAAGTCAAAATCATTAGTAATATATAGAACAAACAGGAGAATAATCCACTCTTAGAATCTAAACAGTTCCACCGTCTAAATTATAGTTTGGTAAATCTCTATGAAAATAGATGATAACTAACTTGTTATATAGTACATTCTTTATATTGTTAGTATATCATCTTCGATGCATTCTTTCTTAGTCTATTTTCTTTGTTAACTCACTAAATACTACTACTTTCCTTCGTTCATATTTACTTGTCTATATTTAACTTGACATATCCTTTAAGAAATAACATGATAAGTTTACTACATCATCCTAATTATAATTAGTATAACTCATTTAActattgaaaaatgaatagtacttaataaaatactactccctccgtccacttttaattgtcatgtttcgccttttgaaagtcaattttcctaattttcaaagttaaattagattacattaattcgatagtctaaacaaaaaaaatagatattaaaaactatacgaaaagtactataaattacaatttgttgcatattaatatgatgaaacaatagattgtaaaatattaatcaaaattcttattatttaattctataaaagagaaccatgacaattaaaagtggatggaCGAAATAGTATATTAATCCctctaaaatttcttttttagagCCAATTCTACTTTTATTTACAAGATAATCATTATAGATCAAGTGGAATAAGGCCCACAATAATTCTTTTTGGGCCGGGACAGCGCAAACTTTAAATAAGTCCATTGAAAAAATAGCCATTATTCTGAAATTTCGACTTCAACAATTGAACGATAACGTTGTaaaacttgaaactctataacattaactattttattttaaggatGTGGTTCTAAAAACGATCAACTAAAGTTGTTTCTCCTTCAATAACGTATTCAATATTTACTCGATCCgtcttaatttataatattatattgaaTACTCCCTCCATATCAACTTGTGATCTAAAACAAGTCTGAAAAATTCTATGGctatgaattattttattaaaaataaagtgaaaaatttaaaattaaactattataaaatacttaaaagggagagtattatataaaattgggagttaagaaataatattgaataaatttataaaattattgaacttaaattagtttttttttctaaaaaaaaaaaaaggtacagGGTGCAGACGTGCtcacgtgcaatgcacgtgGCACACAATTCAATGAAGATCATGTGGTTTAAGTTGTCATAAAAGGCCtcaactttttaattttgtacTTTCACAtactttagtttttattttatcttttttcaattttcacgTGAAGACTTTTgcactaataataatattacatgTTCTTTCTCATACATGTGGGGCATACACGATCATTAtcctttttaattaatgttttgtttgtacataaaacaataaaagttctaaaaaataatgtaaatttgaagttggaggaaAAAGTATTAAAAGTTTGAAGTTTTGTTAGGGTTATTTGATTACATAGATGTATCTTAATATAATTAGAGATGCATTGTAACATAATTATTGTCATGAATTATTTGAATCGGAACAACTTTATCGTCGATTATATTTAGAATCTAATCAAAGATGTTTTTCATCAAAATGCTTTTTGGAAAAACAAGTTGGTTTACTCATGTTTAGTTCGTTagggaaaaatatattttctaatatttggttgGTGATTGAACCAATATTGATCCGGGATCAGACCCCGAGATTCAAGATTCGACCAGAACCTCACCCCGACTCCCAACTCAGGACCCGACATTCAAACTAGGACCCACCCCTGCCCCGCCCCCAACACCTAAACATGTACATGACCCAAATGATCGATCCAAAATCCAACCTCGACACCTGATCGGAGAACTAGTGGTTGACCTTGACTTTCCATCCAAGACCCGACATTCGAATTGGACTCAACCCTGACCTCGATCCCGACATCCGATTTGAGGTCAATCCCTACCCGTGGTCCGATACCCGAATCGAGACCTTACTTCTGAACTAAAATTCAACCCCGACATCCAACGCAAGATCCGACTTTCGAACCGAGATCTGACCCCAAACTTTCGACCTAGGACTCAAAGTTTGAACCAGGACAAAACACCAACACCTAACTTATTTTCCATACTTCCACCAAGAAAATCATTTCCCTAGtttataaaaattgttttttctagaataatatttttttcataatattttgatCATCCAAATATATTTGGTATGAGGATAATAGTATTAGGAGAATAAGTAATTTCTTTTTACTTATCCTATAGTGTGTGGTAAGTAGGCAGAAGAAGACTATTCTACTCAACTTTTGACATTAGCAAATTAaattaatctgataattttAGGATCAAAAGAGTAGAAAAACACCATTACATTAGcaaaaagagaatgaaaatgtCTGTGAAATACAACCTATCTATCTTTATAAAAGATAGCATACACACTACTCTTTCCAAACTTCACTGCAAATACAATTGCATATAATATATGGGGGAGTGACTTTCTCATTATAAGGTCAAAATGTGCAAGAGGTACAATTTTAACGTATATATTTGCTAGCCTAATGTATACAACTAACTTAAGCCATGCACCTAACAATTTTAACGTATATATTTGCTACCAactattattattcttatatgTTACATAGTTTTTATACAGTGTTATAACCTCTCTCCCAAAGTACAATTCAGAAAAATCCTGCGTACAACGCTAATTATTTGTTCTCGCTATATTGTAGGCACTTTACAAGTTACTTGAATTCTTGCCTTCTTGTTTAAGTTGTTGGATTCTCTGATGTAGCCTTCTCCGATGATCGTGGATTTTCCAGAGTCCGTGTCCAAGAATTACAGCAGAGTATATTCCATGTGTGATTATAGGTGCAAGAATGTTGTTTGTCTGTTGCATCCACAAGAACAAATAAGCTATAGTTACCCAAATTTCAGAGGTGAATCCAACATCTCAACATGACggttcaatctttaagatgttCAGTATTGATCTCATAGTTCAGAAGCGTTTATATTCGTTGGAACCTTAGTGGTTTCTAACATATGTGTCTACCCTCCCGAATCCATCATTTAAACTTGATGGGTTCAATCCTTAAGGTTTTAAGCACTCAACTAGTCAATAGTTATGAAACTGAGTTCAAAAGTTGACATTTGTTGAAACATCGTGGTTTTGACACGTATGTGTCTAACCTCCTAAATTTCATGTAGACACTACCTTTAAGTATCAGCAGAGGCGGATCCAAGATTTAAACTTTGACAGACTCAACATTTTAAGATTTTTAGCATTGAACTCATCGTAGTGATGAAACAATGACTACAGAAGTCAGTGTTCATTGTAATTTTGGTGGTTTTTCACGTATCTGAGTACCCTCCATATCAACGATAGTAGATTTAGTTTAACCCATAAAAACTGTTCCGTTCGCCTCTGAGTACAGACTAGCAAGTACAAATAAACACAAACTGAAATTTATGTTACCTGGATCCATTCAAACCCAAGGTAAAGGGCTAGTATTGCTTCCAGTAAAGGAGAATAAATCTTCTTCATCTGCCGCCTCTCGTACCAAGCTGCAAAAACATGCAGGTAGAGgggaaaaaaattaacatatcaCGCGATAATATGAGCTGGACTATTCAGGATTATTTTCGTTAAAATGCACTCGTAATAATTAACTCTGCTTCCATTCTCTCCTTGGTCTCTTTTGGTGATATCCTTACACAGAGGGGAGGGGGGGACTCTCCATATATGGTAACACCTGTGTGTTTGGTAccaaggaaaatgttttccactGGAAATGTCCTctcagaaaatattttcttatttattttctagtgtTCGGTAAAGTACGCAGAAAATAGTCTGAAAAACGTTTATATATATCTAGAAATACTACCCTTAGCCTTAAGTGGTATCAtgtatttattataaatttagatAGCTATTCTTATACTGAAAGGCTTGAGAAGTCCCAATGGAATAAGGAGAAGCATGTTTTTGCCACACTCCTTGCCTCCCAAAGGTGCCTAGAGACGGGCAAGATGCAGCAGACCGACAACTAGGAGGCACGTTTAGAATCCTTGCAACGTAACTATGATACAAAGCTTCTTGGTTGCTGACAAACCCTATGCCTTTCTTTGATCCAAACTAACTTGtgactattttatttttgttggtcAGCTGGTGGATACAGACTAGGCTAAGGGAGATACTTCATCTTTTCTATTCCTAGTTGATATCGGCTGTCCTTGATCCTTTATATCTCATTAGCTTTAGTTCTCATAGCATTATGTTAATTAGGTTTTGAACGCCATGAGTGAGCATTGTcttagaccatctccaaccccactctattttactctatatttggagagtaaaatagagaattgagtCTCCAACTACTCTCTAAAATCCCTCtattctctatttatagagaggtgaatagtagttctccaaattctGAAAATGACCTACCggattactaaattattgttgtgattttaaaaatgggaaaatgcataagtaccccccaacctatgcctgAAATCTCacagacacacttatactatactaagatCCTATTACCCCTCCCCAcccaacttattttataaataattttctatcccttttcggcctacgtggcactatcttctgggcccagtgcgtgttgacaattttttttaagctTTTTGGTTGATAGTGCACGTAAGCCGAAAAgaggtagaaaattatttataaaataagtttgggggaggggggtaataagaccttagtatagtataagtgtgtctctggaatttcggGCATAGattgggggggtacttatgcatttttccatttttaaaatcacaacaataatttagtaatccGGTCCGGTAGGTCGTTTTCAGAGTTTAACAATATTCGGAAAAAAGATAGTGTATGATCTAGAGAAttattgtgtttgtgattgtggttatgcttgttgatttcttttttcaatttttcgtagttgttctttaaaatttagaataaaatataattttatactaAATNACCAGcttaaaagcccatccaaacaggctctaagtGTGTCTTTGGAATTTCAGGCATAgatggggggtacttatgcatttttccatttttaaaatcacaacaataatttagtaatccGGTCCGGTAGGTCGTTTTCAGAGTTAACAATATTCGGAAAAAATATAGTGTATGATCTAGAGAATTATTGTGTGTGATTGCGGTTATGcttgttgatttcttttttcaacttttcgtagttgttctttaaaatttagaataaaatataattttatactaaataaagaattttttttttaaaaaataattttatattacatgaaaTTTATGTAGGATGATTATCTTGAAAAGAGAAAGAACGGGTtcatattatgaaataagaaaatgaaatagaaatagaaataatattataatattgaggagagataagaagattcttttttagagagtaaaatagagaattgagttggagttgattgtatgaaaaaatagagaactctatatttggagagtaaaataaagtgtaaggttggagatgcccttaaCTTTGCCATGAGCAGAGAAGAGGGGTCAAACCTGCAAAGAGTTTTTTCAGATCTTCACGACCTGAACGCGACTTCAGCACTGGTGCAACAATATAGGTAGGATCTGAAAGTGAAAACAACAAACAGCCAAGTGATTGTGTTTAAGCATGCAAGAGCAGAGGACAACGAAGGATCTCAAAATGCAGCCTATGAAACAGACCTTTTGGAGAAGCAGCCATATAATATAAAGAACCAGTAAGAGCTGCTGTCATTACAGCTGCAAATGCTTGAGCAAATGGTACATAAGGTGGCAAAACACCAGTCTACAGTTTAAGGAAACAGAACGTGTCAAGGCATCAGAAAAATTTGGATATTTTGTAACTTAGGAGTCTGagtatgttgctcagactcttcaaaagcATCGATGGATGCATGTcgggatcctccaaaagtagtgcattttttgaGGATCAAACATGGGTGtaacaacatttttggagagtccgagcgaTGATTGGAGAAGGATGTTAGAAATAGAATCCTTACCAATGATGCCATCCCTCGAGCATCAGTCACCAAATCAGTGCTCCTTAAGAAAATGTCAGCCAAAGCTCCCTGTAAGTGCAAATGTAGTCAGATAAAGCGGCTGAAAAAATTACTCCCCCCTTCTTAAGGTTTATGTACAATAGTCAAAACATCTAGTTTTCACGTGAGTTGTACATCGAATCCCTTGATattctaagaaataaaatttacagATTCAGAAACTAAACAAAAGTACTCTTATATTACAGTTTCTaatattagaaagaaaaaaattagaaccTGTTTGAACAATTGTAGTCAGAACTGTCCGATTAGCAAATAATAGTGCCATAGGTGTAAAATGggataaagaaagaaaactcTTCTGACATGTATTTTCTTGGAGCTTTCGCAATTTAAAAAGGCAACTGTGTAGTTAATAGAAAcctaaaataatagaaacttAACCAAATGGATTTCATTTCAGGTATATGCTTTCAGATGATGAGAAATGCAGGGTTTGCACTATCAATAAAGGAACACTTAAAATGGAAGGCTGCAAATAAAAAAGTCAGTTCAACCTTTTGTGTGAAATAAAATAGATCATTTACACTAACCTGAACAGCAGCACGGTAGAAAAGTTCCTCTCCAACAGAGCTAGCAGCGACAATCAGAATGAACTACAACATTGCAACACAATCTATTAACCTTTCCCTTTTTTGCAACAGAACTGCTGAATGCTGATGATGAAAGTAATAGATGTTTTACCTGCCAAGGTGACATTCCATAAAAGAAGTTCCGTAGCTCTTCATCCTCAACATCCCTGATTGCTCGCGCATGAGGAGATAGCTTCACAACTTCATCCTATTAACACACATGATTTGTTATAAAACAACAATTATATAATTGAGGAACCTCAGATGGACAAAGCTAGAATGGCTACAATATATAAGGctaatatttttgcattttcacacTAAGAGTTAGTGAAGGCATGTGTAGATAGAAGAAACTAAGCCAGGGTAAAGATGCTAAAAATGTTGTTAGATACTCTATAAAGAAAATGGATCTTAAgcttaacataaaaaattagcTTATTAAATGAGGATCATCCAAAACTATGTAAGGAGACAACAGACGATTCCCTCAACCAATGTGGGACATTTAACACCTCTAGCACGCCCAAGATTAGACATCTGGTTGTGGTCCTTGTGGATAATATAACACAAGGGTCTAATATTGGGTAAACCAAAAGCAAGGAGAGTGTTGCGCTTATAAATCGTGAAAAAGGGACCTTTAAACTAACTCAACACCGAGAATTAGCTTATAAGGTAAGGTTACTGTGACagaaagaaaaatgggaaaAGTTGAACATACATCTAGTATAAATAGAAGAGCCATAATGGGTGGAACTGCATATCCTAGTCCTTCAACAATGGCATCTAATGATGGACTGAACCCTCCTGTGCAGTCAATTCCAGATATTGAGCATATGAACTTTCCGGCTAAAGCCATTGCTCCATAGATGCCTGAGTTCATAAACAAACTGAACATCAGAAAATGATTGCAGGACTTCATTTTTCGTCTGTAAACCTatccaaaaaatttaatagGATGGGACTCATAGAAGGCTGAAAGAAATATATGCAACAAATATATGTAAACAAACACATAAATACATTGGATCAAAAAGAAATGACTGTCTAACTTTTTCAGTTTAACTATTTAGCATTCAAAGCTCACTAGAATGACTAATCCGAATTCATATATGTTAAGCCCATTCAAGGACTAAAGACGCTCTTTACGGAAAGGTTCTCTGTTTTAGGGGAACAAATTCGAGATCTTAGTTAAACACGAATGGATCTCATAAGTGGCAGGGCAATAATTTTCACATAAAATCAACACCACTTATTTTCCTTGAAAAATTTCcattaaaacattttccttcatacacACCAGACATAATTTAATCTAAACAAAGTTCATTTCCAAAATTTCTCCTAAAAAGATTCATCCAGACATATTTTGTTATAAacttttctaaaattttgtgCATACACTAATATTGAATGTGGGTGAGTTTTTACCCCTTGTCATTATTATCTTCTTACTTTGTGGCCTCATTTCCTAGTCAAAAAACTTAGATCTCTTTTCCACTGAGAGATTTATTAATAGCCAAGCATGAGTAAAAGCCTAAAATTTTATCTTCTATTCTTTCCCAAAGATTTTCATTTATAGTACTCCTTACTACTTCCCTACAATCCTTTCCTTGACATGAAACAAAGTACTTTCTCCATCCCAAATTATACTATGCACTTTTGAGtatgaagttttttttaaaaaggaagatTTTAAGGATTtatgattaaattaaattattacttatatTTATGAGATTATACATTCTCTCACTAAGGGTAAcataaaaatcttaaaattaatattttttctgaatttaaaaaatatatcaagggTACCACTTACCATGTGAGTATGTGACTAGACACATGATTAAAGGAAGAAAATCTTAGCCCTTCCACTTTTAGAAGCACTTTAATGACATAACAGaaagcaaaaaatatatatgccaGAAAAATCCTTTCCCTTTACTTGAAATTTCTCTATCACTATAAATTCACTTTCTTTGAATAATTTTACtcatcaaaacttaaaagaGTTTGAACTATATGTATACATAAATCCTAAAATAATTTTGCAATCTATTTATGATGTGTGGTCCGTATCGTATTATTGATTCTCCTATGTTGCTCGCACTATTTGAAAATATCTTTAGATGCTTGTCAAATCTTCTAAAAATGCATTACTTTTTTTAGAAAGGCCGAACAACAGTGCTTTGAGAATGAAaagaatcaataaataatatcTCTCATTCATGGTATATAGTAGCAATGATTAGAACGAAAAGCCACCACCAAATGACATGAAAATTCA
This genomic stretch from Solanum stenotomum isolate F172 chromosome 10, ASM1918654v1, whole genome shotgun sequence harbors:
- the LOC125841938 gene encoding uncharacterized protein LOC125841938; protein product: MEFPLIARCTNTPSTTSFLGCKVSLCDFPIRNNRDKRNYNEKLSVVRIKAMAEKSGTGEASSVEIRESENGGVGYTGSTMEVTTFNQSFGDAQLPVWEKIGAVVRLSYGIGIYGAMALAGKFICSISGIDCTGGFSPSLDAIVEGLGYAVPPIMALLFILDDEVVKLSPHARAIRDVEDEELRNFFYGMSPWQFILIVAASSVGEELFYRAAVQGALADIFLRSTDLVTDARGMASLTGVLPPYVPFAQAFAAVMTAALTGSLYYMAASPKDPTYIVAPVLKSRSGREDLKKLFAAWYERRQMKKIYSPLLEAILALYLGFEWIQTNNILAPIITHGIYSAVILGHGLWKIHDHRRRLHQRIQQLKQEGKNSSNL